In one window of Lepus europaeus isolate LE1 chromosome 14, mLepTim1.pri, whole genome shotgun sequence DNA:
- the LOC133773705 gene encoding translation machinery-associated protein 7-like, giving the protein MSGREGGKKKPLKQPKKQAKEMDEEDKAFKQKQKEEQKKLKELKAKAAGKGPLATGGIKKSGKK; this is encoded by the coding sequence ATGTCCGGCAGGGAAGGTGGCAAGAAGAAGCCCCTGAAACAGCCCAAGAAGCAGGCCAAGGAGATGGATGAGGAAGATAAGGCTTTCaagcaaaaacagaaagaggagcagAAGAAACTCAAGGAGCTAAAAGCAAAGGCGGCGGGGAAGGGCCCCCTGGCCACAGGTGGAATTAAGAAATCTGGCAaaaagtaa